In Desulfobaculum bizertense DSM 18034, the genomic stretch TATGAAAGACGCTCTGGAACTCACCAAAGGCATACGCGGCCCGATCCTTATTTGCGGCTCGCTCTATCTTTTGTCAGAATTTTTCAAACTCCGGCCTCAGGCCCTGAATGATGGAAGCCCTGAGTTCCACATCACAGACAGGTAAGCTCATGTCCAATCTTTTTCGACACCTGCCGTCAATGGATTCCGTGCTGGACGCCCTCTCTGGGCATTCAAGCCTTGCAGAACTTCCTCGCCCCATGCTGCGTGAGCTGGTCACCAGTTTCCTGGACAGCCTGCGTCAGGACATCCGCTCTGGAGCCATTCAGTCCGAGGACGAACTCCAGCTCAAAGCCCTGCTTCCGGGACTCATCGCCTTTGTGCGTGCCCAGTCCCGCCCACATTTCCGCCGGGTACTCAACGGAACAGGCGTTGTTATCCACACCAACCTCGGCCGCTCAATTCTGGCACCCGAAGCCATGTCTGCGGTTGCCGATGCCTGTGCGAACTACTCCAATCTCGAATTTGATCTCGAAACAGGCGAACGCGGCTCCCGCTACAGCCATGTCGAACAGCTCCTGTGCAAGCTGACAGGAGCAGAGGCCGCACTCGTCGTCAACAACAACGCCGCGGCGGTCATGATCGTCCTCGGAACCCTTGCACAAGGCCGAGAAGTCATTGTCTCCCGTGGGCAGCTTGTGGAAATCGGTGGGTCTTTCCGCATCCCTGACGTGATGGAAAAAAGCGGTGCCCGGCTTGTCGAGGTCGGCGCAACCAACCGCACGCATCCTCAGGATTATGAGCAGGCAATCACAGAAAACACAGGAGCACTCCTGCGGGTCCACTGTTCCAATTTCCGGATTATTGGCTTCACCAAAGAAGTTCACGCCGAGGAACTGGTACAGATTGGACGCAGGCACAATATTCCAGTTTTTGAAGACCTCGGCAGTGGCAGTCTTTCCCATTTTTATGGAGGCGAACTGGACGAACCCACTGTGCAGGAAACCGTGGCCGCTGGTGTCGATGTTGTCTCTTTCTCTGGCGACAAGGTCCTTGGCGGCCCTCAGGCTGGCATCATTGTTGGTCGTCGCGAATACATTGAACGCATCAAGCACAACCCGCTGAACAGGGCCATGCGCATCGACAAAATGACGCTGGCCGCTCTCGAAGCAACCCTTCGGCTCTATCTTGACGAAAACAGCGTCAAAGCCAAGGTTCCCACCCTGCGCATGATTTCTGCCACAGCAGAAGAACTTGAACAGCGAGCAGACGTGCTGTCCTCGCTTGTGGCAGAGCGTTACCCACAGCTCAGCGTCAGCACTGCACCGGGCCAGTCCCGTGTTGGTGGCGGTTCTTTCCCAGAGCGCAATCTGCCGACCACGCTTGTGCGCATTGCAACGCCACAAGGCCAGCATGTTGACGCCCTGCGGACGGCTCTCCTCAACACCACGCCCCCGCTCGTGGGGCGCATAGAAGACAACAAATTCTGCATTGACCCACGCACCCTGCGCGATGACGAATTTGAACTTCTTGCAGAGGTTTTGGGTGAGGCTCTGGACGCCATGCCTTTGAGTTCTTAATATACTTACAGGAAAAAGCAGGGCTGCCCTGTCGCAGCCTTTTTCATATTCTACAGACAGGAAAGGAGAAACGATGAGCACTGACAAGCTGACCTCTGAAACCCGCAGCTGCTGGGACGTTTATGCAGAGGACCGGAAAGAAATGGACGCCCTTGCTGAGCGCTATATTGACTTTTTGAGCACCTGCAAGACTGAGCGCGAGACTGTCGACTACATGGTCGAAAAAGCCCTCGAAGCTGGCTTTAAGCTTGATGACGATTCCAGCGACAAGGTTGTCAAAATCATGCGCGGCAAGAGCATGTTCCTTGCCCGCCGTGGTAAAAAGCCCCTGTCCGAAGGCGTTCGCCTGCTCGGCGCTCACTGCGACGCTCCCCGCCTCGACTTCAAGCAGCACCCTGTCTACGAAGAATGCAACATTGGCCTTGCCAAGACCCATTACTACGGTGGCATTCGCAAGTATCAGTGGTTTGCCCGCCCGCTGGCCCTGCACGGCGTGATCGTCAAGCAGGACGGCGAAGTCGTCAAAATCAACATCGGCGAAGATGCTTCTGATCCGGTGTTCACCGTGCTCGACCTTCTGCCGCACCTCGCCTATGAGCAGGTCGAAAAGAAGCTCGCCAAGGCTTTTGACGCCGAAAAAATGAACATTGTGCTGGGCCACGCCCCCGCAGAAAAAGACGGCGACGACGACAAGGAACTCATCAAGAAGCAGATCCTCGTTCTGCTGAACAAGAAATACGGCATTGTTGAAGAAGATTTTTACAGCGCAGAAATTCAGGTCGTTCCCGCTGGTCCCGCACGCACTGTCGGTCTCGACGGCTCCCTGATTGGCTCCTACGGACAGGACGACCGTATTTGTGTCTTCACCGGCTACGAAGCCCTCATGGGTGAAGAACAGCCCGAGCACACGCAGATCGTACTCTTCTGGGACAAGGAAGAAATCGGCTCCGATGGCTCCACCGGCGCTAAGAGCATGTTCTTTGAGTACTGCATGCAGGACCTTCTCGATGCATGGGAACCCAAGACCCCGCTTCGCAAGGTTCTCCTCAACACCAAAGCCGTTTCTGCCGACGTTCACGGTGGTCTCGATCCCGACTATCAGGAAGTTCACGAGAAGCGTAACGCCGCTCTCGTCGGTCACGGTCCCGTGTTCTGCAAGTTCACCGGCCATCGCGGCAAGTATTCCGCCAACGACGCCCACGCTGAGTTTGTCGGCTGGATTCGCAAGGTTATGAACGACAGCAACATCCCGTGGCAGATGGCAGAGCTGGGCAAGGTCGACCTCGGCGGTGGCGGCACCGTCGCCAAGTATCTCGCCGTCTACGGCATGGACATCATTGACTTCGGCCCCGCGATCCTCGCCATGCACTCACCCTTTGAGATCGCGTCCAAGGCTGACGTCTATGCAACCATGCGCGCCTATCAGGCATTTTTGAGAAGCTAGGGATTATGTACGAGACTCCGTCTCGTGCTCTGCAAGGGGCGCAGTTTTATTGGGGCGCTGCCCCAAGCCCTGCAAGGGGCGCTGCCCCTTGACCCCGCCCAAGGACGAGGCCCTTGGGAATCCCGCTTTCGCTGAAAAAATAAAGGGGCTGAATGGGATGAGAGCAAAGCTCTCCTCTCCATCAGCCCTTTCTTTTTCAGCTAGTGGCGTTTCCCGATTGCGTGTTCTTTTGCCTTTTCCAGACCGCACTTATTTTCTTTTTGAACGCTCGCGTTCAAAAAGAAAATGGTGGCAACGCACGGGCAAGAGAAAGAGGCTCTCGACGCTAGCCCCAACAAGTTTAAAAACCGTCCAAGCAAAGCTTGAACGGCTTTTAAACTCGATGAGGATACGTAGGGGAATCATTCCCTTGCGCGGGGGTTTGGGGGCTGGCCCCCAATTTCTCCCACCCCCCATCCAGCCTCGCTGGCCTAGGCATGCTCCAAAGGCGCGATGCTTGACTTGGTGGCATGGTTCAGTATGAAATTTATTCACGACAAGGAGAGAAAGATGCCTCTTTACGAATTTGAATGCGAGAAATGCGGACACCAGTTTGAAGAGCTGGCGTCCTTGAATAGTGATGCGACTCCGACCTGCCCTGAGTGTGGCGGCCAGAGCCATAAACTGATGTCGACGGGAGCGCTGCACATTGAGGCTGCGAGTCCTTTGGACAGAAAGCCTGATGCCAAGTTCCATGACAACATGAACAAGGCCATGAAGCGGAGAGCAGTTGCTGCTGCGGCATGCCCGGGCAAAAAAAACGGAAGCTGTTCAGGCTGCACAAACTGCTAGCCAAACGCTTCCGCTGTTTCATTCTTTATCTAGTCTTTTTCTGGCCTATCATACAGCCAGGACCCCATTCCACAGGCGTTGCACTTTTTGCAGGGAGCTTTCCCGCAGAGAGGCGACGCCTGTACTGCTTTGTAGCGCTCCCACTCCCGCCGGAGGAAGGACCGGTTCACGCCTGTTTCGATGCACTCCCAGGGGAAGGCTTCGTCAGCGCCACGCTCTCGATCGAGATAGGCGGACATATCGCCATCCCAGGCCCGGAGCGCCTTTTTCCAGCTCAGTCCCTGACAGGCTGACATCTCAATGAGATCAAAAACCTTCTCGTCACCACGAGCCAAAAGGCCCTGTAAACGAGCAGGAGCAGGCTTGTCCACACGCACCTGAAATCCCTTGATAGGCTTCACAACACTCTTGAGCTTCTTCATCACCTTGTTCAGATGCTCTTCGGTTGCCATCGGTGCCCACTGGAAAGGTGTCCACGGCTTGGGGACCAGACTGCTCACGCCAATGGTGACGTGCCCGACTCCGGTCTTTTTCTTGCCCTTTCCGGCATCAATTGCCGCTCGAATTTCCTTGAGGAATTCGCCCAGCTCGTCATAATCCGCCTCTGTTTCATCCGGCCACCCTGCAATCAGATACAGCTTGAGATGATTAAACTGAAGCTTGCTGATGCGCGAAACAGCATCAAGAAAAACATCTTCCTTGAGATTCTTGTTGATCGCCTTGCGAATACGATGGCTTGCTCCTTCGAGGGCGAGGGTCACACTACGGGTACCCGTCCGCCGAAGAAAGGTCAGCATGTCGTCAGTCAAGCCATCATAGCGAAGAGAGGCCAAAGAGAACTTGGTGCCACGATCCTGTAACCAGTGCAGGAATGGCATCAGGTCCGGCCAGTCCGTGAGCGCAGTTCCCACAAGGCCAACCTTGCCGGGGTTCACACGCTCGACAGCCCGCTTAAGCACATCAACCTGTGCATGACGGGGCGGACGATAGACATAACCTGCCGCACAAAAACGACAGCCATAGGGGCAGCCGCGATTGACTTCGAGCAGAAACATGTCACGAAATTCTGATTCCTGCGTCACAAAACAGGAGTGGCCCGGCTCAGGAAGTTCACGCTCGGAGCCAGCCAAAACACGACGAACAGGGTCCTTGGACAAGCCAGGAATGTAGGCGCCATCCATGCCCACGTGATCGGCAAGGTAGTCTGCGCGACTCTTGCCACCAAAGACATAGTCGACACAGTCAGAAATAATCTTGGGGAAACCAGCTTCGGCCTCGCCAACCCAAAACAGGTCAACGGCAGGAGCAACAGGCGCAGGGTTCATGAAGGACAGCGGACCACCGGCAATAATAATCGGCCAGTCGCCACGATCGGCAGAACGCACAGGGATGTTCGCCCGGTCCAGCATCTGCACCATCGCCCGATACTCTTCTTCAAAGTTCAGGCTAAAGGAGATGACCGGGAAATCTGAAAGCGGACGCCCAGAATCATAGGCACGCGGCTCTTCGTCGCCACCTTCCCAGAAAAACCGTTCAACAATAATGCCCGGCTCATCCTGAAGAAGCTTCCACACCACCTGCCAGCCAAGGGTAGAAAGCCCAAGGCGTGAAGGTCCGGGAAAAACAAGGGCAACGGGAAGCCGTCCACCCCACTCTTCAGCGGCAGGACGGTCAAGGCCATAATAGATGCCAGATTCTGGCGGATAGAACTGTGTCTCGCTCATGCGGCGGTTATATACGGATTGCGGGGAAAGGCAACCATTGCCCCCATCGAAAAAACGGGCCGTCTCCACAAGGAAACGGCCCGTCTCTTTTTTCTACTCAATCCCAACTAGTTCAGGATAGCCTGCTCTTCGTTGTGCACAGCAGCCTGCATGGGTTCGACCCCGTCAAGCTGCGCAACAAGCGGTGCGATAGCCTCGCGAAACGCCTGCATGCGGTCTTTTGCAACTGGAGCAGCAGAGGGAGATTTCAGACGGCGCGGATTAATATACGTGCCGTTTTTCTGCATGCGGAAATCAAGATGTGGTCCAGTGGAATATCCCGTGGAGCCAACATAGCCGATAACCTGCCCCTGCTTCACCCGAGTGCCCACGTTCACGCCCTTTCGGAAGCGGCTCATGTGCATGTAGGTGGTCATGTAGGTGCTGTTGTGCCGAATTTTGACGTAACGGCCAGCACCCTTGCCCCATGCCCGCTTGATAATCACGCCATCACCAACAGCCCTGATGGGCGTCCCAATAGGCGCGGCATAGTCAATGCCGAGGTGCGGACGACGGATTTTCAATATGGGGTGCATGCGGCTTCTGGAAAAATTGGAGGAGATGCGGACAAAATCAAGCGGAGCTTTCAGAAAAGCCTTTCGCAGGGAATGGCCTTTTGCATCATAAAAAGTCTCGCGTCCGTTCTTGTCAGCAAAAAGGAAGCCTCGGAAGTGGTCGCCCTGATTCACAAATTCAGCAGCAGTGATGCGACCATAGCCCACAAAATTTCCTTCCCTGTAGCGCTTTTCTACAAGCACCTTGAAGCTGTCACCCTTGCGGATGTCACGAATAAAATCCACATCCCAGGCAAAAATATTGGCGAGCCGAACAGCCAACGCTGCCTTTTCACCACTTGCCGTCACAGCGTTGTACAAAGAGGATTCCACCTCTCCGTTCACCACTGCGGTGCGGATGTCATAGGGAATAGCTTCCCGTTTGGCGTCAAAACCATCGTCGCCTTTGGTAATGACGAGTTTCTCATCGTTGTCAATCTCGTACTCAAAGCACTGGAAATCGCCGTCGGCAGTCACAATGCAGTATGGCCGGCCAGCTCGCATTCCATTCAGGGAAAAAACGTCTTTGGAAGTCTGGGCAAGAGTATGAATTTCTAGCGGAGAAAGAAGAGAAGAAAGAAGTGTAGAAACAGACTGGCCGCG encodes the following:
- the selA gene encoding L-seryl-tRNA(Sec) selenium transferase; its protein translation is MSNLFRHLPSMDSVLDALSGHSSLAELPRPMLRELVTSFLDSLRQDIRSGAIQSEDELQLKALLPGLIAFVRAQSRPHFRRVLNGTGVVIHTNLGRSILAPEAMSAVADACANYSNLEFDLETGERGSRYSHVEQLLCKLTGAEAALVVNNNAAAVMIVLGTLAQGREVIVSRGQLVEIGGSFRIPDVMEKSGARLVEVGATNRTHPQDYEQAITENTGALLRVHCSNFRIIGFTKEVHAEELVQIGRRHNIPVFEDLGSGSLSHFYGGELDEPTVQETVAAGVDVVSFSGDKVLGGPQAGIIVGRREYIERIKHNPLNRAMRIDKMTLAALEATLRLYLDENSVKAKVPTLRMISATAEELEQRADVLSSLVAERYPQLSVSTAPGQSRVGGGSFPERNLPTTLVRIATPQGQHVDALRTALLNTTPPLVGRIEDNKFCIDPRTLRDDEFELLAEVLGEALDAMPLSS
- a CDS encoding aminopeptidase encodes the protein MSTDKLTSETRSCWDVYAEDRKEMDALAERYIDFLSTCKTERETVDYMVEKALEAGFKLDDDSSDKVVKIMRGKSMFLARRGKKPLSEGVRLLGAHCDAPRLDFKQHPVYEECNIGLAKTHYYGGIRKYQWFARPLALHGVIVKQDGEVVKINIGEDASDPVFTVLDLLPHLAYEQVEKKLAKAFDAEKMNIVLGHAPAEKDGDDDKELIKKQILVLLNKKYGIVEEDFYSAEIQVVPAGPARTVGLDGSLIGSYGQDDRICVFTGYEALMGEEQPEHTQIVLFWDKEEIGSDGSTGAKSMFFEYCMQDLLDAWEPKTPLRKVLLNTKAVSADVHGGLDPDYQEVHEKRNAALVGHGPVFCKFTGHRGKYSANDAHAEFVGWIRKVMNDSNIPWQMAELGKVDLGGGGTVAKYLAVYGMDIIDFGPAILAMHSPFEIASKADVYATMRAYQAFLRS
- a CDS encoding FmdB family zinc ribbon protein, whose amino-acid sequence is MPLYEFECEKCGHQFEELASLNSDATPTCPECGGQSHKLMSTGALHIEAASPLDRKPDAKFHDNMNKAMKRRAVAAAACPGKKNGSCSGCTNC
- a CDS encoding radical SAM protein — protein: MSETQFYPPESGIYYGLDRPAAEEWGGRLPVALVFPGPSRLGLSTLGWQVVWKLLQDEPGIIVERFFWEGGDEEPRAYDSGRPLSDFPVISFSLNFEEEYRAMVQMLDRANIPVRSADRGDWPIIIAGGPLSFMNPAPVAPAVDLFWVGEAEAGFPKIISDCVDYVFGGKSRADYLADHVGMDGAYIPGLSKDPVRRVLAGSERELPEPGHSCFVTQESEFRDMFLLEVNRGCPYGCRFCAAGYVYRPPRHAQVDVLKRAVERVNPGKVGLVGTALTDWPDLMPFLHWLQDRGTKFSLASLRYDGLTDDMLTFLRRTGTRSVTLALEGASHRIRKAINKNLKEDVFLDAVSRISKLQFNHLKLYLIAGWPDETEADYDELGEFLKEIRAAIDAGKGKKKTGVGHVTIGVSSLVPKPWTPFQWAPMATEEHLNKVMKKLKSVVKPIKGFQVRVDKPAPARLQGLLARGDEKVFDLIEMSACQGLSWKKALRAWDGDMSAYLDRERGADEAFPWECIETGVNRSFLRREWERYKAVQASPLCGKAPCKKCNACGMGSWLYDRPEKD
- a CDS encoding M23 family metallopeptidase, translated to MENRPNTSRKARFRIVGGRRILVAAVLVGALCTIATVLVTKGQQAVPEQLSVSEAQTETAPEVQTPVVPETPEPVLATSAGRIERGQSVSTLLSSLLSPLEIHTLAQTSKDVFSLNGMRAGRPYCIVTADGDFQCFEYEIDNDEKLVITKGDDGFDAKREAIPYDIRTAVVNGEVESSLYNAVTASGEKAALAVRLANIFAWDVDFIRDIRKGDSFKVLVEKRYREGNFVGYGRITAAEFVNQGDHFRGFLFADKNGRETFYDAKGHSLRKAFLKAPLDFVRISSNFSRSRMHPILKIRRPHLGIDYAAPIGTPIRAVGDGVIIKRAWGKGAGRYVKIRHNSTYMTTYMHMSRFRKGVNVGTRVKQGQVIGYVGSTGYSTGPHLDFRMQKNGTYINPRRLKSPSAAPVAKDRMQAFREAIAPLVAQLDGVEPMQAAVHNEEQAILN